In Calliopsis andreniformis isolate RMS-2024a chromosome 6, iyCalAndr_principal, whole genome shotgun sequence, the genomic window TCATACTTTGCGCGAGATCGTGATTCGATTTCGGCTTTGGCGGACTCTCGTTCGGGGCAACAGGTGGCGGAGGTGGCGCTTCAGAGCTCTGCAAGTTTCGACTAGAAACATTCATGTATGTTTGTGTGTCGTTCTGCAGATCCTCCGGCCAGTTTGACCAGTTTGTTATAGGCGGACTAGGTTTGTCGATTTCACTATAATGATTTTGAGAATATGCGTTACTCTCCTCTGCCTCGACATTCACATTCAAATTAATACTATCGTTCCTACTTTCTTTACTTAAATTTATGGAGTAATGATTCACATCCGAGCCAGCCTCTGGCGTAAAGTAGTTTGTACTGTCTTGACTGCTACCAGCGTCTTGGTTTTGCATATTTCCGTATGTTTGAGTCTTGAAATATCGACTACTCACATCAGGAGGAACCTGACTGTAATACCTCGAGTGTGGGAGTTTCATGAACACTGAAGACGTATCGAAAGGATCCGAATATGCAGGATCAACGTTACCAGGAAAATTGGCGTACGTTCTAGGATCATCCTCCTGCCAATTCGTCTGTTGCTGGCGTTCTATGTCGTCGATAGGTTCGTCAAGGATATTGACCACTCGTCGACAGGCAGTGTCTGACTGTGCAACGTCTGTATTGACCATTTCCTCTGGGGACAGATCTATCAGACTAACCTCCTGACTGCTATTCGGAGCAGACGTATTCGTTGATTTTATGGGACTAGCTCGTATATCATTTTGAAATTTCGTGTAGTTAAATTGTTTTCGCGATCGTGGCGTACCGCAAAAAAATTTCTTCTTTAGATGACTGTCTGGCGCTGTTGCAACACCCACAACGTCAGGTGGCTCCATAGGATTTCGCAGGTAAACGTCGTCTATGTAAATAGGGCTACCCCAACTTTTTCCAAAGGGTGCACCATGGCCAGTGTGAATAAAGGAATTTTCCAGAGGTTTACTAATGTCTTCGGGTTGCTTACGCCTCATGGGGTCCACTAAGCAACGAGGAAATAATCCTATATGAAAAGTTCGCTGGTTCTGACCCTTCCACCAGAAGTTTTCAGGCCGTCCATCTAGAATTACTATCTGATCCCCTTGTTCGATGCTCATTTTGTCGGCTTCATCGAAATGATTTACGGCTTTCATTACAGTCGGTACCATTCCTGTAAGCGATGTTCGTAGATCTGCGAAAGTTGGCCTTTCTGAAGGTTCTCGAGCCCAACAACGCAACATAAGTTGATACATGACTGGTGGTGTTGCTTCTGGTTCGTGTAGCCGTTCTCCTTCTCTATCGATCTTTTTCAGGATTTCCGATCCGTTCAGACCGACCCACGGCTCTTCCCCAAATGTAAGCATTTCCCATAATGTTACCCCAAACATCCAGACATCAGACGCGTGACTAAATTGGCGTGCTTTCAGAGATTCTGGGGCGCACCAAGGGAACGGTACCTTCTTGTGCTCTGTCATAACGTAACAGTCTTCCTGTTGAGGCAGTGCTCTCATTAGACCAAAATCGCCGATCTTTACTTTATCCACCGTGCTTAGGAGAACATTTCTACAGGCTAAGTCACGATGTAGGAAACGTTTTGCCTCCAAGTACGCCATTCCTGTGGCAACTTGGAGAGCGTAGTTACAGAGAGTTAATACTGAAATACGACCACACTGCTTCCGTAAATAGTCTAACAGGGCTCCAAGAGGTGCTAGTTCGGTCACCATCATCATCGGTTGCGATAATACTACACCATATAATCTGTAACGAATAGTGaaacattaaatataaaatttgttCCAATTTCATACTTGATTTACTAATGTACGTACCTAATAAGATTATGGTGATCAAGTATGTGCATAGCTTGAACTTCGGACACAAAATCTTCTATAACACTAGGCTGTGTCAGAGCATCTGCTTTTAACACTTTTACAGCAACAGGCAATGTTCTACCAGAGGGAGACGTCCATTCTCCGCGTCTAACGACACCGAAACTACCATCACCCAATTTAGTGGATAGCGTAACATCTTTGTCTTGAATGAGGCAAGTTAGCACAGAAGAACCTTCAACTGGCTGCGAAGATCTCTTATTGCTTTTCGTGCTACTGCCAGGTCTAATTTTTGTAATCAGGCTCTTCTTCCATTGTGTGTTCCTCTTTTTTTTAACAGCATCTAATAATCGCCTGATGCCTGGCTTTCCTAAACCTATTTTTTCGAGATCTTCTGGTTGCACATAGTCAAAGTGATGCAATCGAGTGACCTGCAAGTCATCCCGTATTCTTGTGAAAAACTGAGAAAGTTGAACATcgtgcaacagttcttgcagCCACTCGGTACCCTCATCATCTGCCATGTTCATTTATTTTAGGAGCCTGCAAAAATTATAAATTGAACGTTATCTAGTGTAAAGTTCAAAGTATAACGATTAGATAAACTTAATATGACTAGTTTCATTATGCTTCAAAGATCCTCAAAGTTTCTATTTATATAATAAAGGAAATAAACAAACACAAGGTAAAGagatacaattttttatttaaataatacagcATTGAATTATTTAATACAAAAAGTACTCATTTCTTGAACttcaaaaaaataaaagaaactttACATATGCAACTAAAACAACCATACTAATATTGTTCAAATATTGCAAATTCCTTTCATCTAATTTTTAATTACTCTTAGTGAGCATGGAGCTACTTAATGTTCAATCACCGCACAAGCATATAGGATGTTACAAACGTGGTATTTATCATTCTACCCTGTCTCCCCCTGAACAGGAAATGAAATAATGCTCAACTGTGAAGAGAAGCACTGCCGGCACATGCCATACCATGCATTGCTTTGTGCGTGCAAAAAAAGCCAGGCAATAAATTGCACTAATACCACTCACACGCAGTGGATACTTCAACAACATACTTTGATGCAAGACCATGCACATTCTACAATCTCATCATTTCCTTAATCTCCAGAACAATTCAAAAAAAGTTCCAAAATACTATCATAAACAAACCCAAAAATGTTCCAAATAACAGATCTAGAACTCAAAACCAACAGCATCTCAATGCCAAGCATTCATAAGCACTGCACACAGCACAGTCAACATAGCCACAGAACTTCCACACACTGGCTGTCTCAGAGCAGAGCACCAAGTCTCGCCAAGCGGTCCTGGAAACAAAAGCAACGCGCATCGCGAGCATCGATGGCCAGAGGACCGTTCTGTCAAACGTCGAATAACAATCGAGCCGCGCATCGGCCGCAGGAGCGAAGACCGAGGCCGGTGCGAAAGTCGATCTGTCTGGGAAGTTACCTTTCAACGGAGGAAGCACTCTCGTGGAGCAGTTACGTTTCCATTCCGCCGTCGAGAGTCTGTTTACCGCGCGGGCGCGCGTCGTCGAGAAACTCTATCCGGAAGATCGACGCGACGAAATTCGAGCGGGATCGTCGCCACTCGAGCCTCCGCATATTCCTCTCTTTCTTTTTAATCCCTCCTCCCCCCTTGCCAGCGTCCGCCGTGGACGCGACGCACGGCAGCGCGAGGTGCGAAACGCGAAACGCGAAACTGCGCTACGGGGTGACGGTGAAGCGACGGGAGCTCAGAGTCTCAGAGCAGCGGCGAGAGCAGCGGCGAGAGCCGAGAGGCGGGCGAGTCGCGACAACCTTCGCGTCGGAGTTCCAGTTGCTCGGCGTTCGAGGGACTTTCACCGTACGAGCCTCTCACACAGCGCATTGTTATGCACCCGAGAACGCATCGGCCCGCCCGTTTAACCTAAAACAAGCGCGTCGCCTCGCTGCACTTCCGTCGTTCCTCGTCGAGCGGGGCGACCGTCGACCGAGTTCCCCGTCGCATTTTCGCAAAGATCTCGTCCTTTCCTCCCGCTGGACTTCACGCGGATCCTGAACGAAGGACGCGAACAAAAAACCCGACCGACCGACGGAGACACTGTTTTGCTACTGCCACGGACCATGCACGGGATGCAGCCGAGGAGTAACGTCGAGATGGCGCCACGGGCGCTTTGCAGAAATCGATCGAATTGCAGTGCGAATTGCAGTGCAGTTGGCCCCCGAGATTTCAGAGAGGCGGATGAAAGTGGGATTTTGGAATTGTCGTGATCTGTTTTTGGTTTGTTGAGGGGGATGATATGAGTATGGGGGGGATATGttggtttttctttttttggttTGTTTGAggggttgagttttgtggatttggGAAAATGTCCCTA contains:
- the Ack gene encoding activated Cdc42 kinase isoform X2 gives rise to the protein MNMADDEGTEWLQELLHDVQLSQFFTRIRDDLQVTRLHHFDYVQPEDLEKIGLGKPGIRRLLDAVKKKRNTQWKKSLITKIRPGSSTKSNKRSSQPVEGSSVLTCLIQDKDVTLSTKLGDGSFGVVRRGEWTSPSGRTLPVAVKVLKADALTQPSVIEDFVSEVQAMHILDHHNLIRLYGVVLSQPMMMVTELAPLGALLDYLRKQCGRISVLTLCNYALQVATGMAYLEAKRFLHRDLACRNVLLSTVDKVKIGDFGLMRALPQQEDCYVMTEHKKVPFPWCAPESLKARQFSHASDVWMFGVTLWEMLTFGEEPWVGLNGSEILKKIDREGERLHEPEATPPVMYQLMLRCWAREPSERPTFADLRTSLTGMVPTVMKAVNHFDEADKMSIEQGDQIVILDGRPENFWWKGQNQRTFHIGLFPRCLVDPMRRKQPEDISKPLENSFIHTGHGAPFGKSWGSPIYIDDVYLRNPMEPPDVVGVATAPDSHLKKKFFCGTPRSRKQFNYTKFQNDIRASPIKSTNTSAPNSSQEVSLIDLSPEEMVNTDVAQSDTACRRVVNILDEPIDDIERQQQTNWQEDDPRTYANFPGNVDPAYSDPFDTSSVFMKLPHSRYYSQVPPDVSSRYFKTQTYGNMQNQDAGSSQDSTNYFTPEAGSDVNHYSINLSKESRNDSINLNVNVEAEESNAYSQNHYSEIDKPSPPITNWSNWPEDLQNDTQTYMNVSSRNLQSSEAPPPPPVAPNESPPKPKSNHDLAQSMNELSITNRNVSPKKLDPAFLAELEKHLGEKEASKNMNASQENPGSSDSYTSVNKLQENTIPTLRPPPQSAKPKSPQIDHRSSNLPSKVQNSWQSKTTNIQQPRVQPEQRVSETTTEQMVGQMFQQAQTSQQNVYPSEPNVNRAPVNTQPNLNLLQIAPSNLSNQCNVSKTNYSHAQNTLLVNQASNFQNPPLSTTSHGITQIQNDLHQAHSSNTVAKPAGMSFSEQVYAELKQTVPNLDQLSQNEFNTLYNKTVQQNILRNYYAASTSTVSDSSNLSHSHYPEGTAGSSQYRASQARNISAQSHPCDFSPHLKQPPVYNPPPPAWSPMKSVQNGLVQNQCSVMKSNLATNLGNSPNLLQPVHTNVSQEATMVAQASSLRMPPQMNETVVNTQLAPSTSAYPSGVSPPLTAASQQLVMSLNDEFRANKVMKVQREAADASQQEILIALQATGWDTNQAAKQILKDRQAKIESLVRLGLADRQQCEGALKQTEYNVDLAASLLLDQGR
- the Ack gene encoding activated Cdc42 kinase isoform X1 translates to MNMADDEGTEWLQELLHDVQLSQFFTRIRDDLQVTRLHHFDYVQPEDLEKIGLGKPGIRRLLDAVKKKRNTQWKKSLITKIRPGSSTKSNKRSSQPVEGSSVLTCLIQDKDVTLSTKLGDGSFGVVRRGEWTSPSGRTLPVAVKVLKADALTQPSVIEDFVSEVQAMHILDHHNLIRLYGVVLSQPMMMVTELAPLGALLDYLRKQCGRISVLTLCNYALQVATGMAYLEAKRFLHRDLACRNVLLSTVDKVKIGDFGLMRALPQQEDCYVMTEHKKVPFPWCAPESLKARQFSHASDVWMFGVTLWEMLTFGEEPWVGLNGSEILKKIDREGERLHEPEATPPVMYQLMLRCWAREPSERPTFADLRTSLTGMVPTVMKAVNHFDEADKMSIEQGDQIVILDGRPENFWWKGQNQRTFHIGLFPRCLVDPMRRKQPEDISKPLENSFIHTGHGAPFGKSWGSPIYIDDVYLRNPMEPPDVVGVATAPDSHLKKKFFCGTPRSRKQFNYTKFQNDIRASPIKSTNTSAPNSSQEVSLIDLSPEEMVNTDVAQSDTACRRVVNILDEPIDDIERQQQTNWQEDDPRTYANFPGNVDPAYSDPFDTSSVFMKLPHSRYYSQVPPDVSSRYFKTQTYGNMQNQDAGSSQDSTNYFTPEAGSDVNHYSINLSKESRNDSINLNVNVEAEESNAYSQNHYSEIDKPSPPITNWSNWPEDLQNDTQTYMNVSSRNLQSSEAPPPPPVAPNESPPKPKSNHDLAQSMNELSITNRNVSPKKLDPAFLAELEKHLGEKEASKNMNASQENPGSSDSYTSVNKLQENTIPTLRPPPQSAKPKSPQIDHRSSNLPSKVQNSWQSKTTNIQQPRVQPEQRVSETTTEQMVGQMFQQAQTSQQNVYPSEPNVNRAPVNTQPNLNLLQIAPSNLSNQCNVSKTNYSHAQNTLLVNQASNFQNPPLSTTSHGITQIQNDLHQAHSSNTVAKPAGMSFSEQVYAELKQTVPNLDQLSQNEFNTLYNKTVQQNILRNYYAASTSTVSDSSNLSHSHYPEGTAGSSQYRASQARNISAQSHPCDFSPHLKQPPVYNPPPPAWSPMKSVQNGLVQNQCSVMKSNLATNLGNSPNLLQPVHTNVSQEATMVAQASSLRMPPQMNETVVNTQLAPSTSAYPSGVSPPLTAASQQLVMSLNDEFRANKVMKVQREAADASQQEILIALQATGWDTNQAAKQILKDRQAKIESLVRLGLADRQQCEGALKQTEYNVDLAASLLLDQIKEANPQETVALP